The following coding sequences lie in one Epinephelus lanceolatus isolate andai-2023 chromosome 24, ASM4190304v1, whole genome shotgun sequence genomic window:
- the runx1 gene encoding runt-related transcription factor 1 isoform X2: protein MASNSIFESLSSYQSDCARDPAPGRRYTPPSTTLASGGKMAEALPLGAQEAGGGAALVGKLRMADRGMVEVISDHPGELVKTDSPNFLCSVLPTHWRCNKTLPIAFKVVALGDIPDGTLVTVMAGNDENYSAELRNATAAIKNQVARFNDLRFVGRSGRGKSFTLTITVFTNPPQVATYQRAIKITVDGPREPRRHRQKMDEVKPGSLAFSERLTELEQLRRSSMRVTPPHHHHHQHPANTRQSATLNSATFSSPTHAQITADSRQMQSSPSWSYDQSYPYLGQITTPSVHTANPLSPGRSTLGDLSSRLTGPDLTAFGDPRMTLERPFTSLPSLPDSRFSDPRVHYPPTAGAFTYAPSHNAVSNSALGITMATAMATTPAGRYHTYLPPPYPANNPHQAQNGPFQSTSSPYHLYYSTAAGSYQFSMMAGGGGSSDSRSPPRILPPCTNASTGSSLLHPSLPNQNEIVGVEVESSHSSSPTNMAAAEAVWRPY, encoded by the exons CCCCACCTTCAACTACCCTGGCCTCAGGGGGGAAGATGGCCGAGGCTCTGCCTCTGGGCGCCCAGGAGGCCGGAGGTGGGGCGGCTCTGGTGGGCAAACTGCGCATGGCCGACCGCGGCATGGTGGAG GTGATCTCAGACCACCCAGGTGAGCTGGTGAAGACGGACAGTCCCAATTTCCTCTGCTCGGTGCTGCCCACACACTGGAGGTGTAACAAGACCTTGCCCATTGCTTTCAAG GTGGTTGCCCTGGGCGACATCCCTGACGGCACCCTGGTAACAGTGATGGCGGGAAACGATGAGAACTACTCGGCTGAGCTTCGCAACGCCACGGCCGCCATCAAGAACCAAGTGGCCAGGTTCAACGACCTGCGCTTTGTTGGCCGCAGCGGAAGag GGAAGAGCTTCACTCTCACCATCACAGTGTTCACCAACCCTCCTCAGGTGGCCACATACCAGAGAGCCATTAAAATCACAGTTGATGGGCCCAGAGAGCCACGGC GTCATCGTCAGAAGATGGACGAGGTCAAACCCGGCTCGCTGGCTTTTTCCGAGAGGCTAACGGAGCTGGAGCAGCTGAGACGGAGCTCAATGAGGGTGACGCCTcctcaccaccatcaccatcaacaCCCTGCCAACACCCGCCAATCAGCAACACTCAACTCGGCTACCTTCTCCAGTCCCACACATGCTCAGATAACTGCCG ACTCCAGACAGATGCAGTCGTCTCCATCTTGGTCCTACGACCAATCATACCCTTACCTTGGCCAGATAACCACACCCTCCGTCCACACAGCCAACCCCCTCTCGCCAGGTCGATCTACGCTCGGTGACCTTTCCTCACGActcacag GTCCTGACCTCACAGCCTTTGGCGACCCCAGGATGACTTTAGAGCGACCTTtcacctccctcccctccttgcCTGACTCCCGCTTCTCAGACCCCCGTGTCCACTACCCTCCGACGGCGGGCGCCTTCACCTACGCCCCCTCACACAACGCCGTCTCCAACAGCGCCCTTggaatcaccatggcaaccgccaTGGCGACCACTCCAGCGGGGAGGTACCACACCTATCTGCCACCCCCCTACCCGGCAAACAACCCCCACCAGGCTCAGAACGGGCCCTTCCAGTCCACCTCCTCACCGTATCACCTGTACTACTCCACCGCTGCCGGCTCGTACCAGTTCTCCATGATGGCAGGGGGAGGAGGCAGCAGTGACTCCCGCTCCCCGCCGAGGATCTTGCCACCATGCACTAACGCCTCCACGGGCTCCTCCCTTCTTCACCCGTCTTTGCCCAATCAGAATGAAATAGTGGGCGTGGAGGTGGAGTCCAGCCACAGTAGCTCCCCGACTAACATGGCGGCTGCTGAAGCTGTCTGGAGACCTTACTGA
- the runx1 gene encoding runt-related transcription factor 1 isoform X1: protein MNPGAFSNSGPLSWAMYLMRKGRTGSGLFDPAPGRRYTPPSTTLASGGKMAEALPLGAQEAGGGAALVGKLRMADRGMVEVISDHPGELVKTDSPNFLCSVLPTHWRCNKTLPIAFKVVALGDIPDGTLVTVMAGNDENYSAELRNATAAIKNQVARFNDLRFVGRSGRGKSFTLTITVFTNPPQVATYQRAIKITVDGPREPRRHRQKMDEVKPGSLAFSERLTELEQLRRSSMRVTPPHHHHHQHPANTRQSATLNSATFSSPTHAQITADSRQMQSSPSWSYDQSYPYLGQITTPSVHTANPLSPGRSTLGDLSSRLTGPDLTAFGDPRMTLERPFTSLPSLPDSRFSDPRVHYPPTAGAFTYAPSHNAVSNSALGITMATAMATTPAGRYHTYLPPPYPANNPHQAQNGPFQSTSSPYHLYYSTAAGSYQFSMMAGGGGSSDSRSPPRILPPCTNASTGSSLLHPSLPNQNEIVGVEVESSHSSSPTNMAAAEAVWRPY from the exons CCCCACCTTCAACTACCCTGGCCTCAGGGGGGAAGATGGCCGAGGCTCTGCCTCTGGGCGCCCAGGAGGCCGGAGGTGGGGCGGCTCTGGTGGGCAAACTGCGCATGGCCGACCGCGGCATGGTGGAG GTGATCTCAGACCACCCAGGTGAGCTGGTGAAGACGGACAGTCCCAATTTCCTCTGCTCGGTGCTGCCCACACACTGGAGGTGTAACAAGACCTTGCCCATTGCTTTCAAG GTGGTTGCCCTGGGCGACATCCCTGACGGCACCCTGGTAACAGTGATGGCGGGAAACGATGAGAACTACTCGGCTGAGCTTCGCAACGCCACGGCCGCCATCAAGAACCAAGTGGCCAGGTTCAACGACCTGCGCTTTGTTGGCCGCAGCGGAAGag GGAAGAGCTTCACTCTCACCATCACAGTGTTCACCAACCCTCCTCAGGTGGCCACATACCAGAGAGCCATTAAAATCACAGTTGATGGGCCCAGAGAGCCACGGC GTCATCGTCAGAAGATGGACGAGGTCAAACCCGGCTCGCTGGCTTTTTCCGAGAGGCTAACGGAGCTGGAGCAGCTGAGACGGAGCTCAATGAGGGTGACGCCTcctcaccaccatcaccatcaacaCCCTGCCAACACCCGCCAATCAGCAACACTCAACTCGGCTACCTTCTCCAGTCCCACACATGCTCAGATAACTGCCG ACTCCAGACAGATGCAGTCGTCTCCATCTTGGTCCTACGACCAATCATACCCTTACCTTGGCCAGATAACCACACCCTCCGTCCACACAGCCAACCCCCTCTCGCCAGGTCGATCTACGCTCGGTGACCTTTCCTCACGActcacag GTCCTGACCTCACAGCCTTTGGCGACCCCAGGATGACTTTAGAGCGACCTTtcacctccctcccctccttgcCTGACTCCCGCTTCTCAGACCCCCGTGTCCACTACCCTCCGACGGCGGGCGCCTTCACCTACGCCCCCTCACACAACGCCGTCTCCAACAGCGCCCTTggaatcaccatggcaaccgccaTGGCGACCACTCCAGCGGGGAGGTACCACACCTATCTGCCACCCCCCTACCCGGCAAACAACCCCCACCAGGCTCAGAACGGGCCCTTCCAGTCCACCTCCTCACCGTATCACCTGTACTACTCCACCGCTGCCGGCTCGTACCAGTTCTCCATGATGGCAGGGGGAGGAGGCAGCAGTGACTCCCGCTCCCCGCCGAGGATCTTGCCACCATGCACTAACGCCTCCACGGGCTCCTCCCTTCTTCACCCGTCTTTGCCCAATCAGAATGAAATAGTGGGCGTGGAGGTGGAGTCCAGCCACAGTAGCTCCCCGACTAACATGGCGGCTGCTGAAGCTGTCTGGAGACCTTACTGA
- the runx1 gene encoding runt-related transcription factor 1 isoform X4: MAEALPLGAQEAGGGAALVGKLRMADRGMVEVISDHPGELVKTDSPNFLCSVLPTHWRCNKTLPIAFKVVALGDIPDGTLVTVMAGNDENYSAELRNATAAIKNQVARFNDLRFVGRSGRGKSFTLTITVFTNPPQVATYQRAIKITVDGPREPRRHRQKMDEVKPGSLAFSERLTELEQLRRSSMRVTPPHHHHHQHPANTRQSATLNSATFSSPTHAQITADSRQMQSSPSWSYDQSYPYLGQITTPSVHTANPLSPGRSTLGDLSSRLTGPDLTAFGDPRMTLERPFTSLPSLPDSRFSDPRVHYPPTAGAFTYAPSHNAVSNSALGITMATAMATTPAGRYHTYLPPPYPANNPHQAQNGPFQSTSSPYHLYYSTAAGSYQFSMMAGGGGSSDSRSPPRILPPCTNASTGSSLLHPSLPNQNEIVGVEVESSHSSSPTNMAAAEAVWRPY; encoded by the exons ATGGCCGAGGCTCTGCCTCTGGGCGCCCAGGAGGCCGGAGGTGGGGCGGCTCTGGTGGGCAAACTGCGCATGGCCGACCGCGGCATGGTGGAG GTGATCTCAGACCACCCAGGTGAGCTGGTGAAGACGGACAGTCCCAATTTCCTCTGCTCGGTGCTGCCCACACACTGGAGGTGTAACAAGACCTTGCCCATTGCTTTCAAG GTGGTTGCCCTGGGCGACATCCCTGACGGCACCCTGGTAACAGTGATGGCGGGAAACGATGAGAACTACTCGGCTGAGCTTCGCAACGCCACGGCCGCCATCAAGAACCAAGTGGCCAGGTTCAACGACCTGCGCTTTGTTGGCCGCAGCGGAAGag GGAAGAGCTTCACTCTCACCATCACAGTGTTCACCAACCCTCCTCAGGTGGCCACATACCAGAGAGCCATTAAAATCACAGTTGATGGGCCCAGAGAGCCACGGC GTCATCGTCAGAAGATGGACGAGGTCAAACCCGGCTCGCTGGCTTTTTCCGAGAGGCTAACGGAGCTGGAGCAGCTGAGACGGAGCTCAATGAGGGTGACGCCTcctcaccaccatcaccatcaacaCCCTGCCAACACCCGCCAATCAGCAACACTCAACTCGGCTACCTTCTCCAGTCCCACACATGCTCAGATAACTGCCG ACTCCAGACAGATGCAGTCGTCTCCATCTTGGTCCTACGACCAATCATACCCTTACCTTGGCCAGATAACCACACCCTCCGTCCACACAGCCAACCCCCTCTCGCCAGGTCGATCTACGCTCGGTGACCTTTCCTCACGActcacag GTCCTGACCTCACAGCCTTTGGCGACCCCAGGATGACTTTAGAGCGACCTTtcacctccctcccctccttgcCTGACTCCCGCTTCTCAGACCCCCGTGTCCACTACCCTCCGACGGCGGGCGCCTTCACCTACGCCCCCTCACACAACGCCGTCTCCAACAGCGCCCTTggaatcaccatggcaaccgccaTGGCGACCACTCCAGCGGGGAGGTACCACACCTATCTGCCACCCCCCTACCCGGCAAACAACCCCCACCAGGCTCAGAACGGGCCCTTCCAGTCCACCTCCTCACCGTATCACCTGTACTACTCCACCGCTGCCGGCTCGTACCAGTTCTCCATGATGGCAGGGGGAGGAGGCAGCAGTGACTCCCGCTCCCCGCCGAGGATCTTGCCACCATGCACTAACGCCTCCACGGGCTCCTCCCTTCTTCACCCGTCTTTGCCCAATCAGAATGAAATAGTGGGCGTGGAGGTGGAGTCCAGCCACAGTAGCTCCCCGACTAACATGGCGGCTGCTGAAGCTGTCTGGAGACCTTACTGA
- the runx1 gene encoding runt-related transcription factor 1 isoform X3, with the protein MVFLWDAKYDPAPGRRYTPPSTTLASGGKMAEALPLGAQEAGGGAALVGKLRMADRGMVEVISDHPGELVKTDSPNFLCSVLPTHWRCNKTLPIAFKVVALGDIPDGTLVTVMAGNDENYSAELRNATAAIKNQVARFNDLRFVGRSGRGKSFTLTITVFTNPPQVATYQRAIKITVDGPREPRRHRQKMDEVKPGSLAFSERLTELEQLRRSSMRVTPPHHHHHQHPANTRQSATLNSATFSSPTHAQITADSRQMQSSPSWSYDQSYPYLGQITTPSVHTANPLSPGRSTLGDLSSRLTGPDLTAFGDPRMTLERPFTSLPSLPDSRFSDPRVHYPPTAGAFTYAPSHNAVSNSALGITMATAMATTPAGRYHTYLPPPYPANNPHQAQNGPFQSTSSPYHLYYSTAAGSYQFSMMAGGGGSSDSRSPPRILPPCTNASTGSSLLHPSLPNQNEIVGVEVESSHSSSPTNMAAAEAVWRPY; encoded by the exons CCCCACCTTCAACTACCCTGGCCTCAGGGGGGAAGATGGCCGAGGCTCTGCCTCTGGGCGCCCAGGAGGCCGGAGGTGGGGCGGCTCTGGTGGGCAAACTGCGCATGGCCGACCGCGGCATGGTGGAG GTGATCTCAGACCACCCAGGTGAGCTGGTGAAGACGGACAGTCCCAATTTCCTCTGCTCGGTGCTGCCCACACACTGGAGGTGTAACAAGACCTTGCCCATTGCTTTCAAG GTGGTTGCCCTGGGCGACATCCCTGACGGCACCCTGGTAACAGTGATGGCGGGAAACGATGAGAACTACTCGGCTGAGCTTCGCAACGCCACGGCCGCCATCAAGAACCAAGTGGCCAGGTTCAACGACCTGCGCTTTGTTGGCCGCAGCGGAAGag GGAAGAGCTTCACTCTCACCATCACAGTGTTCACCAACCCTCCTCAGGTGGCCACATACCAGAGAGCCATTAAAATCACAGTTGATGGGCCCAGAGAGCCACGGC GTCATCGTCAGAAGATGGACGAGGTCAAACCCGGCTCGCTGGCTTTTTCCGAGAGGCTAACGGAGCTGGAGCAGCTGAGACGGAGCTCAATGAGGGTGACGCCTcctcaccaccatcaccatcaacaCCCTGCCAACACCCGCCAATCAGCAACACTCAACTCGGCTACCTTCTCCAGTCCCACACATGCTCAGATAACTGCCG ACTCCAGACAGATGCAGTCGTCTCCATCTTGGTCCTACGACCAATCATACCCTTACCTTGGCCAGATAACCACACCCTCCGTCCACACAGCCAACCCCCTCTCGCCAGGTCGATCTACGCTCGGTGACCTTTCCTCACGActcacag GTCCTGACCTCACAGCCTTTGGCGACCCCAGGATGACTTTAGAGCGACCTTtcacctccctcccctccttgcCTGACTCCCGCTTCTCAGACCCCCGTGTCCACTACCCTCCGACGGCGGGCGCCTTCACCTACGCCCCCTCACACAACGCCGTCTCCAACAGCGCCCTTggaatcaccatggcaaccgccaTGGCGACCACTCCAGCGGGGAGGTACCACACCTATCTGCCACCCCCCTACCCGGCAAACAACCCCCACCAGGCTCAGAACGGGCCCTTCCAGTCCACCTCCTCACCGTATCACCTGTACTACTCCACCGCTGCCGGCTCGTACCAGTTCTCCATGATGGCAGGGGGAGGAGGCAGCAGTGACTCCCGCTCCCCGCCGAGGATCTTGCCACCATGCACTAACGCCTCCACGGGCTCCTCCCTTCTTCACCCGTCTTTGCCCAATCAGAATGAAATAGTGGGCGTGGAGGTGGAGTCCAGCCACAGTAGCTCCCCGACTAACATGGCGGCTGCTGAAGCTGTCTGGAGACCTTACTGA